A segment of the Pseudomonadota bacterium genome:
CTGCAGGGTGGCATCGACCACATCGGCGTCGCGGCGAAGGCGCAGATGCCGCACAGGTCCGCTGTAGACGGCGGCGACGGCCTTCCAGCGCTGCGCCTCCAGCCGATCGCGATAGGCGTCGAGAATGCCCTCGCCCCTCCCGCGAACGCGGTACACGCTTCTCGCTGCTCCCTGCGTGAGCACCGAGACCCCCGCCTGGCGACGCAGCCATTGATCTTCTGGCGCGGCACCAGCAGGTTGGATCAGCAGCACGACAAGTGCCGCGAGAATGAAGCCGATGTGTCGTCGGTTGCGCATCGCAAGATGATTCGTGTGCGCGCCGGAAAACCCCTCAGGTGGAGATCCGCTCCATGACGACGTGGGTGCTTGCGTGACGCCCAACACCACCCGCGGCAGCCCGATCACGGCCGCTTCACCGAATCCACCAGCGCGCGAGCCTGCTCGCTGTGCTTGAGGTCCGTTCCGACACAGACCACACGCAGCGCCTGGCGCCCGCCGTCGAAGGCCAGCACCATGTACTGCTGGTCGAGCGTGCCGACCTTCAAGACTCCCTGTGCCACGCGGGCTCTGACCCCGCCAGACTCGAGGTTCTGCACCACCGGCCTCGCAAGGCCCTTGTCGATCTTCCCCAGGTGTGCAAGCGAGGCTGCCACGGCCTCCTCGGCGCTCTTCTCCGCCATGACGGCGATGAACAGCCCGTCGCTGAAGGTGAGCTGCAGCTCGCCGTCTGGCTTGACCTGCGACTGCATTCCCTCCGGGACCTTGAACACAAGGCCCGTCGCTGCCTGCAGTCGCTGTGTCGCCTCCGCAACGTCTGCGGGAGCACCGCTTGCCTCGAGCGACGCGGGCGAAGCCACCGGTGATGCGGGCACGTCGCCCATGGGGCTGCCCGAAGCCTCTGCCGGCCGCGGCGCAGACGAAGCGCTCGCGTCTGTCGGGGCGTTCGACGCGAGCGGTGACGGCAGACTGGCGCCCGACGAGGGAGGGGCAGAGACCACAGGGACGCTCGTCGGCGCGGCCGACAGCGAAGGAGACGCAAGCGGCGGGGCTGACGTCTCTCGCCGCTCGCACCCACAGGCGATCAGGCTCGTGACCACCACAAGGCTCAGCACCAGATGTCTCATTCTCGTCCTCCCCGATCTCGGCGTTCATGTGATGTCCGCAGCGGCCCACGCCTGGAAGAGGGGCGGCTTGGACGCATGCGATGGCAACTCCTCCGCTCTTCCGGGGGGGGGCAGGCGGCTCATGAGCAGACCACCGGCACACCCTTCGACGGGGTGAATGTGATGCTGCGCCGCGTCAGGCGCGGACGGTATCCCGGCGCGAGGCGCAGCGACGCGCCGCGAACGATGGTGGCCAGGATGAGGCGCATCTCGAGCATGGAGAACGCCATTCCCAGGCAGCGACGCGCCCCGCCGCCGAAGGGGAACCAGGCGTGCGGCGCGATGCGTCCTTCGAGGAAGCGCTCCGGCTCGAAGCGCTCGGGGTGCTCCCACTGATCCGCGCGATGATGGGCGAGGTAGACGCACGGGGCGAGCGTCGTCCCGGCAGGAACGACGGTGTCCGCGGTCTGAAGATCGACGCGCAGATGACGCCCGACGAGCGGAAGGATGGGGGTGAGACGAAGGGTCTCCTTCAGCACCGCCTCGAGGTAGGGCAGGTTGGGCAGATGGGCGGGCGTGATGCGCGCGTCGCCGACCCCCTCATCGAGCTCGACCTTCAGCCTCGCCAGCGTCTCCGGGTTGGAGAGCAGGTGACAGAAGGCCCACGAGAGCGTGTTGGCGCTGGTCTCGTGTCCGGCCACGAGCAAGGTCACCATCTCGTCACGCAGCTCGATGTCGCTCATCGGCTGCCCGCTCTCGTCCCGGGCATCGATGAGCATGCTCAGCACATCGTCACCCCGCTCCCCCGTGGTGCGCCTGCGGGTGATCTCGTCGAGAATCGCCTCATCGAGCGCGGCCCGCGCCTCTTCGAAGGGTCGCGCCGGGAGCCACCGCTCGAAGGGCCGAAGCGCCCAGGGCACAACGATCTCGCCGGTGGCGCCGATGATCAGCGACCACGGGCTCGCCAGCGTGTCGAGCAGCCGGGGCGTGATCTCACGCAGGCGCTCGAGCTTGCCTTCCGCGTCGATGCCGAAGACGGCGCGCAGGATGATCTCGAGGGTGATCTCCTGCATGGCCGCATGAAGAGAGAACCGCTCATGTCTCGGCCATCGGGCCATCACCGCTTCGGTGGCGTCGACCATCACGGCCCCGTGCACCTGCATTCGCTCCCCGTGGAAGGGCGGGGTCATGAGCCGTCGCTCGCGCAGATGGGCCTGCCCCTCGAGCAGCAGCAGCGAGTGGTCGCCCACCAGCGGCCGCAGGATCTTGTTCGAGTCACGCACCTCGTAGGCCGAGGGGGGCGCAGCAAAGGCGAGACGAATGAGCTCGGGGTCACTCGTCATCGTGAAGTGAACGCCGGGCAGGCGCAGCACGAAGGTAGACCCGTAGCGGCGCTCGCACCAGCGCAGAAGCGCGATGGGCGCAAACGCCCACAGCAGGATCTGCACCAGGGGAGGCAGGGGCAGGCCCGCGGGCTGGCGACGCGCGGGCACCACAGGAGACGAAGCCATTCGAGGAGGTTCCCCGCTGCACACGTGCGGGCCTCTTTCTTCAGGAACAACATTCAATTTCCACCAGGGTCACACGGGTCGCGTCGCGAACCGTCAGCGGCATGCCGCTTGCACTCGACGTCGCCGCTGCAGCGGGGCTCGCCCTCCTCTCGACCCTGACTCCGGCACTGCTGCTCCTGCTGCTGTTCACGGCCTGCGCCAACGAGAACCGCACCCGTCTCACCGCCATGGCCGACCGCTTTCACCCGTTGCGCCTTCTCCTCTGGGCAG
Coding sequences within it:
- a CDS encoding cytochrome P450; this translates as MASSPVVPARRQPAGLPLPPLVQILLWAFAPIALLRWCERRYGSTFVLRLPGVHFTMTSDPELIRLAFAAPPSAYEVRDSNKILRPLVGDHSLLLLEGQAHLRERRLMTPPFHGERMQVHGAVMVDATEAVMARWPRHERFSLHAAMQEITLEIILRAVFGIDAEGKLERLREITPRLLDTLASPWSLIIGATGEIVVPWALRPFERWLPARPFEEARAALDEAILDEITRRRTTGERGDDVLSMLIDARDESGQPMSDIELRDEMVTLLVAGHETSANTLSWAFCHLLSNPETLARLKVELDEGVGDARITPAHLPNLPYLEAVLKETLRLTPILPLVGRHLRVDLQTADTVVPAGTTLAPCVYLAHHRADQWEHPERFEPERFLEGRIAPHAWFPFGGGARRCLGMAFSMLEMRLILATIVRGASLRLAPGYRPRLTRRSITFTPSKGVPVVCS